Proteins from one Nicotiana tabacum cultivar K326 chromosome 23, ASM71507v2, whole genome shotgun sequence genomic window:
- the LOC107772850 gene encoding myosin-binding protein 2 isoform X3, with translation MIENVKEMTLENGGEVALNCSCCGVSLETKFSTPYMLIKPDLEYTHKGNLIIEANDLFEKGDNLDQNRSDEDKIEKNGDNQLLSSDVKKLEGEKVHLVLEGVTEYIEEKYKKKMLKDEGCEIEDAAPPQHLEFFIDCSGHMLVPVKLIHQDVKEEVKAVVEEEAEICLGGSEREPEFAVVESMDNDLIFYAKECQEVYEQFANAEEASTYHQVQILAAKEREEEKEENSDVSPEEMPNNETDGEVSIGTEIPDLDQADEALTSYIHEEPSRNSAHFHQVQVHSHKEDEVELRTLSVDLSGHMMNNQSSICSSLNEDKVHDTPDSFHQLHPKKDSDSLDGSELESGDTISTVEHLKSALKAERKALHSLYTELEEERSASAVAASQTMAMINRLQEEKAAMQMEALQYQRMMEEQSEYDQEALQLMNELMVKREREKQELEKELEAYRKRLLEYEATRMLKRSKDSSTFSSEDSDGLSIGLNQEEAKEDDSGMNHSTPVGAVINLEEERMAILEQLKVLEERLVSLDLDDEDAKHFEDVRLMEDSYQDNIEEDSHANGFLKEMNGKHHHAKGKRLLPLFDKMSDENGDGTLNANGVHNFDLENKKLAVEQELDHLHQRLQALEADREFLNNCVSSLKKGDKGMDLLQEILLHLRHLRNVELRATSFSDAAIL, from the exons ATGATAGAAAATGTAAAGGAAATGACACTGGAAAATGGTGGTGAGGTGGCTTTGAATTGTTCTTGCTGTGGTGTGAGCTTGGAGACCAAGTTTTCAACTCCTTATATGTTGATCAAACCTGATTTGGAATATACACACAAAGGGAATTTAATCATTGAGGCTAATGATCTTTTCGAAAAAGGTGATAACTTGGATCAAAACAGATCGGATGAAGATAAAATCGAGAAAAATGGTGACAATCAGCTACTTTCTTCTGATGTTAAAAAGTTGGAAGGTGAAAAAGTACATTTAGTTCTTGAAGGAGTGACTGAATACATTGAggagaaatacaaaaaaaagatgTTGAAAGATGAAGGTTGTGAGATTGAGGATGCAGCTCCCCCTCAGCATCTGGAATTCTTCATTGATTGCAGTGGTCATATGTTGGTCCCCGTCAAATTAATCCATCAAGATGTCAAGGAAGAGGTTAAAGCAGTTGTGGAGGAAGAGGCTGAAATTTGTTTGGGAGGGAGTGAGAGGGAGCCTGAATTTGCAGTTGTTGAATCTATGGATAATGATTTGATTTTCTATGCCAAAGAATGCCAGGAGGTTTATGAACAATTTGCCAACGCTGAAGAAGCATCTACATATCACCAAGTTCAAATTCTTGCAGCTAAGGAAAgggaagaagagaaagaggaaaATTCAGACGTTTCACCAG AAGAAATGCCAAACAATGAAACTGACGGAGAAGTGTCAATTGGGACTGAAATTCCTGATTTGGATCAAGCAGATGAAGCACTTACTTCATATATACATGAAGAACCTTCCAGAAATTCTGCTCATTTCCATCAAGTACAAGTTCATA GTCATAAAGAAGATGAAGTAGAATTGAGAACATTATCAGTTGATTTGAGTGGACATATGATGAACAACCAGTCCTCAATCTGTTCCAGCTTAAATGAAGATAAAGTTCACGATACACCAGATAGCTTCCATCAGTTACACCCGAAGAAAGATTCAGATTCTCTGGATGGAAGTGAGTTAGAGAGTGGAGATACAATTTCAACAGTCGAACATCTGAAATCAGCATTAAAAGCTGAGAGGAAGGCTTTACATTCTCTGTACACGGAGTTGGAAGAAGAGAGAAGTGCTTCTGCTGTGGCTGCAAGTCAGACAATGGCTATGATCAATAGGCTTCAAGAAGAGAAAGCAGCAATGCAGATGGAAGCTTTGCAATACCAAAGAATGATGGAAGAACAATCGGAGTACGATCAAGAAGCCTTGCAGCTAATGAATGAGCTTATGGTGAAGAGAGAGAGGGAAAAGCAAGAGTTAGAGAAAGAATTGGAAGCATATAGGAAAAGATTATTGGAATATGAGGCAACGAGGATGTTGAAGAGAAGCAAGGACAGTAGCACATTCTCCTCTGAGGATAGTGATGGACTCTCTATTGGTTTGAATCAAGAAGAAGCAAAGGAAGATGATAGCGGCATGAATCATAGCACTCCTGTTGGTGCAGTTATAAATTTGGAGGAAGAGAGAATGGCGATTCTTGAGCAGCTAAAGGTTTTGGAGGAAAGGCTTGTCAGCTTGGACTTGGATGATGAAGATGCAAAACATTTTGAGGATGTTAGGCTGATGGAAGATTCATATCAAGATAATATAGAGGAAGATTCTCATGCCAATGGTTTCTTGAAGGAAATGAATGGGAAACATCATCATGCCAAGGGAAAGAGACTTCTTCCTCTATTTGACAAAATGAGTGATGAAAATGGAGATGGTACACTAAATGCCAATGGGGTTCATAACTTTGATTTAGAGAACAAGAAGCTAgctgtggaacaagagttggatCATCTCCATCAAAGGCTACAAGCCCTTGAGGCAGATAGGGAGTTCCTAAACAACTGTGTAAGCTCGCTGAAGAAAGGCGATAAAGGCATGGATCTTCTTCAGGAAATCCTACTACATCTTCGTCATCTAAGGAACGTTGAGCTTCGTGCAACAAGCTTCAGTGATGCTGCCATACTATAG
- the LOC107772850 gene encoding myosin-binding protein 2 isoform X2: MGANKFASMLHRNTNKMTLVLIYAVLEWTLIVLLLLNSLFSYLIIKFAEYFGLKPPCLCCSRVDHLFGHGKNRNIHRDLLCEVHATEVSKLGFCSKHQRLAESQDTCEDCGFHGVSDNFAFFLKMIENVKEMTLENGGEVALNCSCCGVSLETKFSTPYMLIKPDLEYTHKGNLIIEANDLFEKGDNLDQNRSDEDKIEKNGDNQLLSSDVKKLEGEKVHLVLEGVTEYIEEKYKKKMLKDEGCEIEDAAPPQHLEFFIDCSGHMLVPVKLIHQDVKEEVKAVVEEEAEICLGGSEREPEFAVVESMDNDLIFYAKECQEVYEQFANAEEASTYHQVQILAAKEREEEKEENSDVSPEMPNNETDGEVSIGTEIPDLDQADEALTSYIHEEPSRNSAHFHQVQVHSHKEDEVELRTLSVDLSGHMMNNQSSICSSLNEDKVHDTPDSFHQLHPKKDSDSLDGSELESGDTISTVEHLKSALKAERKALHSLYTELEEERSASAVAASQTMAMINRLQEEKAAMQMEALQYQRMMEEQSEYDQEALQLMNELMVKREREKQELEKELEAYRKRLLEYEATRMLKRSKDSSTFSSEDSDGLSIGLNQEEAKEDDSGMNHSTPVGAVINLEEERMAILEQLKVLEERLVSLDLDDEDAKHFEDVRLMEDSYQDNIEEDSHANGFLKEMNGKHHHAKGKRLLPLFDKMSDENGDGTLNANGVHNFDLENKKLAVEQELDHLHQRLQALEADREFLNNCVSSLKKGDKGMDLLQEILLHLRHLRNVELRATSFSDAAIL, translated from the exons ATGGGAGCTAACAAGTTTGCAAGCATGTTACACAGAAACACCAACAAGATGACTCTTGTTCTCATTTATGCAGTCTTGGAATGGACTTTGATAGTACTACTTCTTCTCAACTCTCTTTTTTCCTATCTGATAATCAAGTTTGCAGAGTATTTTGGTCTAAAACCACCATGTTTATGTTGTTCTCGAGTTGATCATTTGTTTGGTCATGGAAAAAACAGGAACATACATAGAGATCTTCTTTGTGAGGTTCATGCCACTGAGGTTTCCAAATTGGGATTCTGCTCAAAGCATCAAAGGCTAGCTGAATCACAAGATACGTGCGAGGATTGTGGTTTTCATGGTGTTTCTGATAATTTCGCCTTTTTTCTTAAAATGATAGAAAATGTAAAGGAAATGACACTGGAAAATGGTGGTGAGGTGGCTTTGAATTGTTCTTGCTGTGGTGTGAGCTTGGAGACCAAGTTTTCAACTCCTTATATGTTGATCAAACCTGATTTGGAATATACACACAAAGGGAATTTAATCATTGAGGCTAATGATCTTTTCGAAAAAGGTGATAACTTGGATCAAAACAGATCGGATGAAGATAAAATCGAGAAAAATGGTGACAATCAGCTACTTTCTTCTGATGTTAAAAAGTTGGAAGGTGAAAAAGTACATTTAGTTCTTGAAGGAGTGACTGAATACATTGAggagaaatacaaaaaaaagatgTTGAAAGATGAAGGTTGTGAGATTGAGGATGCAGCTCCCCCTCAGCATCTGGAATTCTTCATTGATTGCAGTGGTCATATGTTGGTCCCCGTCAAATTAATCCATCAAGATGTCAAGGAAGAGGTTAAAGCAGTTGTGGAGGAAGAGGCTGAAATTTGTTTGGGAGGGAGTGAGAGGGAGCCTGAATTTGCAGTTGTTGAATCTATGGATAATGATTTGATTTTCTATGCCAAAGAATGCCAGGAGGTTTATGAACAATTTGCCAACGCTGAAGAAGCATCTACATATCACCAAGTTCAAATTCTTGCAGCTAAGGAAAgggaagaagagaaagaggaaaATTCAGACGTTTCACCAG AAATGCCAAACAATGAAACTGACGGAGAAGTGTCAATTGGGACTGAAATTCCTGATTTGGATCAAGCAGATGAAGCACTTACTTCATATATACATGAAGAACCTTCCAGAAATTCTGCTCATTTCCATCAAGTACAAGTTCATA GTCATAAAGAAGATGAAGTAGAATTGAGAACATTATCAGTTGATTTGAGTGGACATATGATGAACAACCAGTCCTCAATCTGTTCCAGCTTAAATGAAGATAAAGTTCACGATACACCAGATAGCTTCCATCAGTTACACCCGAAGAAAGATTCAGATTCTCTGGATGGAAGTGAGTTAGAGAGTGGAGATACAATTTCAACAGTCGAACATCTGAAATCAGCATTAAAAGCTGAGAGGAAGGCTTTACATTCTCTGTACACGGAGTTGGAAGAAGAGAGAAGTGCTTCTGCTGTGGCTGCAAGTCAGACAATGGCTATGATCAATAGGCTTCAAGAAGAGAAAGCAGCAATGCAGATGGAAGCTTTGCAATACCAAAGAATGATGGAAGAACAATCGGAGTACGATCAAGAAGCCTTGCAGCTAATGAATGAGCTTATGGTGAAGAGAGAGAGGGAAAAGCAAGAGTTAGAGAAAGAATTGGAAGCATATAGGAAAAGATTATTGGAATATGAGGCAACGAGGATGTTGAAGAGAAGCAAGGACAGTAGCACATTCTCCTCTGAGGATAGTGATGGACTCTCTATTGGTTTGAATCAAGAAGAAGCAAAGGAAGATGATAGCGGCATGAATCATAGCACTCCTGTTGGTGCAGTTATAAATTTGGAGGAAGAGAGAATGGCGATTCTTGAGCAGCTAAAGGTTTTGGAGGAAAGGCTTGTCAGCTTGGACTTGGATGATGAAGATGCAAAACATTTTGAGGATGTTAGGCTGATGGAAGATTCATATCAAGATAATATAGAGGAAGATTCTCATGCCAATGGTTTCTTGAAGGAAATGAATGGGAAACATCATCATGCCAAGGGAAAGAGACTTCTTCCTCTATTTGACAAAATGAGTGATGAAAATGGAGATGGTACACTAAATGCCAATGGGGTTCATAACTTTGATTTAGAGAACAAGAAGCTAgctgtggaacaagagttggatCATCTCCATCAAAGGCTACAAGCCCTTGAGGCAGATAGGGAGTTCCTAAACAACTGTGTAAGCTCGCTGAAGAAAGGCGATAAAGGCATGGATCTTCTTCAGGAAATCCTACTACATCTTCGTCATCTAAGGAACGTTGAGCTTCGTGCAACAAGCTTCAGTGATGCTGCCATACTATAG
- the LOC107772850 gene encoding myosin-binding protein 2 isoform X1 has protein sequence MGANKFASMLHRNTNKMTLVLIYAVLEWTLIVLLLLNSLFSYLIIKFAEYFGLKPPCLCCSRVDHLFGHGKNRNIHRDLLCEVHATEVSKLGFCSKHQRLAESQDTCEDCGFHGVSDNFAFFLKMIENVKEMTLENGGEVALNCSCCGVSLETKFSTPYMLIKPDLEYTHKGNLIIEANDLFEKGDNLDQNRSDEDKIEKNGDNQLLSSDVKKLEGEKVHLVLEGVTEYIEEKYKKKMLKDEGCEIEDAAPPQHLEFFIDCSGHMLVPVKLIHQDVKEEVKAVVEEEAEICLGGSEREPEFAVVESMDNDLIFYAKECQEVYEQFANAEEASTYHQVQILAAKEREEEKEENSDVSPEEMPNNETDGEVSIGTEIPDLDQADEALTSYIHEEPSRNSAHFHQVQVHSHKEDEVELRTLSVDLSGHMMNNQSSICSSLNEDKVHDTPDSFHQLHPKKDSDSLDGSELESGDTISTVEHLKSALKAERKALHSLYTELEEERSASAVAASQTMAMINRLQEEKAAMQMEALQYQRMMEEQSEYDQEALQLMNELMVKREREKQELEKELEAYRKRLLEYEATRMLKRSKDSSTFSSEDSDGLSIGLNQEEAKEDDSGMNHSTPVGAVINLEEERMAILEQLKVLEERLVSLDLDDEDAKHFEDVRLMEDSYQDNIEEDSHANGFLKEMNGKHHHAKGKRLLPLFDKMSDENGDGTLNANGVHNFDLENKKLAVEQELDHLHQRLQALEADREFLNNCVSSLKKGDKGMDLLQEILLHLRHLRNVELRATSFSDAAIL, from the exons ATGGGAGCTAACAAGTTTGCAAGCATGTTACACAGAAACACCAACAAGATGACTCTTGTTCTCATTTATGCAGTCTTGGAATGGACTTTGATAGTACTACTTCTTCTCAACTCTCTTTTTTCCTATCTGATAATCAAGTTTGCAGAGTATTTTGGTCTAAAACCACCATGTTTATGTTGTTCTCGAGTTGATCATTTGTTTGGTCATGGAAAAAACAGGAACATACATAGAGATCTTCTTTGTGAGGTTCATGCCACTGAGGTTTCCAAATTGGGATTCTGCTCAAAGCATCAAAGGCTAGCTGAATCACAAGATACGTGCGAGGATTGTGGTTTTCATGGTGTTTCTGATAATTTCGCCTTTTTTCTTAAAATGATAGAAAATGTAAAGGAAATGACACTGGAAAATGGTGGTGAGGTGGCTTTGAATTGTTCTTGCTGTGGTGTGAGCTTGGAGACCAAGTTTTCAACTCCTTATATGTTGATCAAACCTGATTTGGAATATACACACAAAGGGAATTTAATCATTGAGGCTAATGATCTTTTCGAAAAAGGTGATAACTTGGATCAAAACAGATCGGATGAAGATAAAATCGAGAAAAATGGTGACAATCAGCTACTTTCTTCTGATGTTAAAAAGTTGGAAGGTGAAAAAGTACATTTAGTTCTTGAAGGAGTGACTGAATACATTGAggagaaatacaaaaaaaagatgTTGAAAGATGAAGGTTGTGAGATTGAGGATGCAGCTCCCCCTCAGCATCTGGAATTCTTCATTGATTGCAGTGGTCATATGTTGGTCCCCGTCAAATTAATCCATCAAGATGTCAAGGAAGAGGTTAAAGCAGTTGTGGAGGAAGAGGCTGAAATTTGTTTGGGAGGGAGTGAGAGGGAGCCTGAATTTGCAGTTGTTGAATCTATGGATAATGATTTGATTTTCTATGCCAAAGAATGCCAGGAGGTTTATGAACAATTTGCCAACGCTGAAGAAGCATCTACATATCACCAAGTTCAAATTCTTGCAGCTAAGGAAAgggaagaagagaaagaggaaaATTCAGACGTTTCACCAG AAGAAATGCCAAACAATGAAACTGACGGAGAAGTGTCAATTGGGACTGAAATTCCTGATTTGGATCAAGCAGATGAAGCACTTACTTCATATATACATGAAGAACCTTCCAGAAATTCTGCTCATTTCCATCAAGTACAAGTTCATA GTCATAAAGAAGATGAAGTAGAATTGAGAACATTATCAGTTGATTTGAGTGGACATATGATGAACAACCAGTCCTCAATCTGTTCCAGCTTAAATGAAGATAAAGTTCACGATACACCAGATAGCTTCCATCAGTTACACCCGAAGAAAGATTCAGATTCTCTGGATGGAAGTGAGTTAGAGAGTGGAGATACAATTTCAACAGTCGAACATCTGAAATCAGCATTAAAAGCTGAGAGGAAGGCTTTACATTCTCTGTACACGGAGTTGGAAGAAGAGAGAAGTGCTTCTGCTGTGGCTGCAAGTCAGACAATGGCTATGATCAATAGGCTTCAAGAAGAGAAAGCAGCAATGCAGATGGAAGCTTTGCAATACCAAAGAATGATGGAAGAACAATCGGAGTACGATCAAGAAGCCTTGCAGCTAATGAATGAGCTTATGGTGAAGAGAGAGAGGGAAAAGCAAGAGTTAGAGAAAGAATTGGAAGCATATAGGAAAAGATTATTGGAATATGAGGCAACGAGGATGTTGAAGAGAAGCAAGGACAGTAGCACATTCTCCTCTGAGGATAGTGATGGACTCTCTATTGGTTTGAATCAAGAAGAAGCAAAGGAAGATGATAGCGGCATGAATCATAGCACTCCTGTTGGTGCAGTTATAAATTTGGAGGAAGAGAGAATGGCGATTCTTGAGCAGCTAAAGGTTTTGGAGGAAAGGCTTGTCAGCTTGGACTTGGATGATGAAGATGCAAAACATTTTGAGGATGTTAGGCTGATGGAAGATTCATATCAAGATAATATAGAGGAAGATTCTCATGCCAATGGTTTCTTGAAGGAAATGAATGGGAAACATCATCATGCCAAGGGAAAGAGACTTCTTCCTCTATTTGACAAAATGAGTGATGAAAATGGAGATGGTACACTAAATGCCAATGGGGTTCATAACTTTGATTTAGAGAACAAGAAGCTAgctgtggaacaagagttggatCATCTCCATCAAAGGCTACAAGCCCTTGAGGCAGATAGGGAGTTCCTAAACAACTGTGTAAGCTCGCTGAAGAAAGGCGATAAAGGCATGGATCTTCTTCAGGAAATCCTACTACATCTTCGTCATCTAAGGAACGTTGAGCTTCGTGCAACAAGCTTCAGTGATGCTGCCATACTATAG